A window from Nycticebus coucang isolate mNycCou1 chromosome X, mNycCou1.pri, whole genome shotgun sequence encodes these proteins:
- the TCEAL6 gene encoding LOW QUALITY PROTEIN: transcription elongation factor A protein-like 6 (The sequence of the model RefSeq protein was modified relative to this genomic sequence to represent the inferred CDS: deleted 1 base in 1 codon) — MEKPCSKHEGKLENEGKPEEDVEPEDEAKSEEEEKLDVEEKPECEGKLEDEGEPDEEGQQEDEGRQEEQEKQGKSEGEGKPQGEGKTESQAKPESQARTAEKRPAEDYVPRKAKRKTDRGTTEDSPKDSQEDLRERHLSSEEMMRECGDVSRAQEELRKKQKMGSFHWMQRDVQDSFTQGANGVSGE, encoded by the exons ATGGAGAAACCCTGTAGTAAACATGAAGGGAAACTGGAAAACGAGGGGAAGCCGGAAGAGGATGTAGAGCCTGAAGATGAAGCAAagtcagaagaggaagaaaagctgGACGTGGAAGAGAAGCCAGAATGTGAGGGAAAGCTAGAGGATGAGGGAGAGCCAGATGAGGAGGGACAACAAGAAGATGAGGGAAGGCAGGAAGAGCAGGAAAAGCAGGGAAAGTCCGAAGGTGAGGGCAAACCACAAGGTGAGGGCAAGACAGAATCCCAGGCAAAGCCAGAGAGCCAGGCACGGACCGCTGAAAAGCGTCCTGCTGAAGATTATGTGCCCcggaaagcaaaaagaaaaacggATAGGGGAACAACGGAGGATTCCCCCAAGGACTCTCAGGAGGACTTACGGGAAAGGCATTTGAGCAGTGAGGAGATGATGAGAGAATGTGGAGATGTGTCAAGGGCCCAGGAGGAGCTAAGGAAAAAGCAGAAGATGGGTAGTTTTCATTGGATGCAGAGAGATGTACAGGATTCATTCACC CAAGGGGCCAACG